The nucleotide sequence CACGCATGGCTTGCAGGAACTCGGTACGGAGTTCGGCCAACTCAGGACCTTTAGCGTAGCCCCACATTTCCGTGTCGCGCCGGACCTGTTCTTCACTTACGATTTCGCCTACTTCGAGTTCACTCTTTTCAGCTTCCGGGTCCTTTGGAGCCGTCAGGTAGCGGACGACTTTGGGAAGGAGATTTTGGTTTTGATCGTAGTCCGTGTCGCTCTCGGGGATTTCAGGTATCAGAGAATCCGTCTGCTCCACCAGCTTCTGGAAGAGTTCCTCGTCGCGATACTTCTTCGGATCTTCACCATCCGGCACGTGACCGGGTTCGCCAAATAAACGGAATTGGGTCGAGGCCGACATGATCCAACGATAGAAGCTCTCCGCGTCGCGAAGCTGTTGAACGCGGTTCCCCTGAATAGCCCCAAGCGTGAGGCACACCAGAAGGACGGCCCAGAGAACTGCAGCAGTAAGTCTGTTATTCATAGACGATTAGAGTTCTTTTCGACGAAATATCAAGTACGAAATGATATAACCCGAGAGTGCATATGCAAGGCCATACAGAATGAGCTGCGGGATTAGCGCATCGCGCGGCGCATCGTTTGGCGACAGATAGAGGATTTGGTCTTTCAGACTGAAGCTTTGTAGATTCGGCAGAATTCGGAACAGGCCATCCGCGAGGTATCCGACCAACTTATCCATGAACTGTTCCGTCGTTCCCGCGCGCCGTGCAACATCGGCCAGATACTCGGTCAAGTTGCCGGCGATGTAGATGAACAGGCCCGCAATCGTCGGCAGCACAGCAGACGTCGAGGTGCACGATACGGCGAACGTAAATGCCGACACAATCAAGAACTGGAAGTACGTCAACAAGATGGACCACAACAGCAGCGTCGGAAGTACTTGCTGTTTGACATACAACGCGACGAAGAACAACCCGCCCATCAGCGCCAGATTGATGATGACGATGAACTGAACCCCGAGGAACTTGCCCAAGAGATACTGGAACCGGCGAACGGGCTTGGAGAGAATCGTGTAGACGACCTTGTTCTCAACTTCACCGGGGAGTGCCGATGCCGATACGAAAATCGTAATCAACACGCCGAAGATCGAAATGGCCGTGACGCAAATATCCTTGATCAGTTTCGCGTCGACATCCGACTCGACCTGGCCTACCGTTGTTTGCGTCAAGTAGGCTGTTATGAACTGTGACCCGAAGATCACGAGGAAACTCAATATCAGGAAGGCGATTAGTACCTTCTTGCGGATACCTTCGCGCCAGGTGTAGACACCGATGCTCCAGGTTCCGCGCATAAAATCCAGAACGCCGCTCATGAAGCCTTCTTCCCTTCATTGTCTCGCCGAAGGCGCGCTTCTCCGACTACCCGCACAAACAACTCTTCAAGAGTCTCTCTACGCGGCGCCACACCGACTATTGTCAGATTCTGCGACTTCATGACTTCCAGCGCATCGTAGATCGACAGAGACGGTGGCACACGGAATCGCGCCTTGCCTTCAATCACATCGTCCGAGATGATTCCACGTTCGCCCAACGCGCGAATGGCCGCGTCGGTGACGCCCGCGGTGTCGACAGTCACGTCGCGGTCAGCAAGTAGTTCCTGAATGGTGCCCAGCGTTTGGAGTACGCCCTCAAAGAGGATCCCTACCCGGTCGCTGATCAGTTCCACTTCCAACAATTCGTGGCTCGAAATCAACAGCGACTTACCCTCGCTGCGCAAGCGCACGAGCATATCGCGAATCTCTTTGCGCGCCACCGGGTCAAGACCGGTTGTGGGCTCATCAAGGATCAGAATCTTTGGATCGTGGAGCAACGCTTGCGCCAAGCCGATGCGCTGCCTCATGCCCTTCGAATACCCGCGGAGCAGACGTTTGCGCGCGCGGGTCATACCCACGAGTTCCAGCGTCGCGTCGATGCGCTTCTCCAGATTCTTCCCGCTGAGACCGTAGAGCTGGCCGTAGAAGCGAAGGATTTCTTCGCCGCGCAGGAAGTCCGGATAATACGCGCCTTCGGGCAAGTAACCGATGCTCTTCCGGATGGCAGCCGCCCCGATATCGGTCTTTCCCATAATCCGGATATCGCCAGACGTGGGAAATATCAGGCCGAGCAGCATCTTAATCGTTGTCGTCTTGCCTGAACCATTCGGCCCCAAATAGCCGAATATCTCGCGTTCTTCGATGGCAATCGTGAGGTTTTGAAGGGCCTTCACATCTTGGCCGCGAAGGGCGCCTTCATAGACTTTGGTGAGGTTTACTGTTTCGATGACTGGCGGCACAGAAAGTTACCTCGACATGAGACGGACCGTGTGCGACCGTCCTTTGTAGTACGCCGGTTTAATCAAGCAAAGCAGGTTAACGAACGCTATGCCCGCGAGATGATAACAGACGATCATTACGCTGTCAATCAAGGTGCGAATCCAGCAAATACGTGGCGAAGCCGTGACTTCCGACCCGCAAAACACCGGGCACCATCTCGCACTATGGATGCATGGCATGAGGGAGTTATTACAGCGATACTCACGATAGATTTGTCAGAGAAGCGGCCGGCTCAGTCCGCAATTTGCACCGGCGCGATTGAGCGCCGACGCAAATTGCTCACGTGCAAGACCTTGAGGTTATGCCATGAGGATTTTTCGCGAACACACTCAGCTATCGGAGAAACGCCTTGTTTTTCGCCGCAGGTCTCGCAAACACACTGGTTACGAGAGGGGTTCAAGTGTGTTCGTGAGAAATCCGGATTAGAAGTCCCAGGAGATTCCCGCACCTACGGCTGCGCGCCATTCGTTCATATACTGGAACTGCGGCCGATTGTCGAAGTCTACTCGCATGTTCAGTTTCAAGTGCAGGCGATCGGTCAAAGGCACCGAAAGACGCGACTCATACGAAGATGTGAACTCATCAAAGTCTGTGAGGCTTGGGCGCAGCCGCAGTTCCTCTTCCAGCAGGGAATCGCGGAACACTCTGCGCGAATGCGTGAGCGCCAAGTCAAGTCCAACGTCATCGCGATCCTCATCATCGAGCGCCGCACCATACACTCGTCCGCGCAAGCGCGCAAAGCCATCTTCGGGCAGGATATCCAGCGCGCGCCACGCATCTGCGTCATACTCTTCATGCAGGGCACTCAGCCCCAGTCTTCCTTCGAGGGTATCGCGTTCCCCGTCAAGCAGCGTGACGCTGGCCCCGGCTCCGATGCGCGCACGCAACGCTAGCGCCTCGTCCAGGTCGCGTTCCAGTTCCAACTCGAAGAGGGGTCTTAGACGCCCTTCCAGCGGTAGGATAAATTGATGCAGCGAACGTAGTGCCTCGGGTTCCTGGCCTTCGCCAGCAAAATCGATAGTCGTATCGCCGCGATAGTAGAGCGAATCCGAATCATATCTCGTGCGCAAACGCGCGTATAAGGCCACGTAGTCCCTGTTGCCAAAGCGCGATGCCACGCCAGCTTCCAGAAAGCCCAACGGCCCCTCTCCCCCTTCGGGCGTCTCGGGCACACGCGCCGCATTGGCGATATCCGACACCTTCATCGGCCTCGATTTGTCTGTCTGGCTCTCGACAAACTTCAGTCCGCCGTCCTGATTGACTACACGGCCGGTGGCGCGCGTGCCGTCTTTGAATTCGACGACAAAATCAGAAGCCGTGGTGACTGACACGACTTGGCCAACAGGCACCATCATTTTGCCGGCCAGGTTTGCGCGGAACACGACGACATCTTCGGCAATCTCAACGAGACTGCCGTTCATGCGGTCACCGTTCTTCAGGGTCAGCGTGTCGGCCACGGCAATGGCCACGCCGCCCCCTAGCAAGAATAGTGCGATAATCGTCAGCGCCCGGCGCATCTCTCAGTCCTTTCGCCATGCGGGCGTTTACCCCTCTCTACTATAAATGGTAGAATGCTTTCGCTGGCTTTGCAAGTCGATGCAATTCGTTGGCCGGTAGCATCTTAAGCTCCCGCCTGAAGGCACCGCGCGGAAGGAGAACGAGAAGTATGTCGCACCCTGTTCTGGCCAATCCCTGGGTACGCGCTGTCGGCGTGCTGTTGGCAATCGTTTTGGTGGGGATTTTGGCGTACATCCTGCGGCCCGTCTTGATACCGCTCTTTCTTGCTTTCATTGTTGCGTATGTCTTTGACCCGGTTGTCGACTATTTTGAGGCGCGGCGAGTCCCACGAGGCGTGACCATTGCTGGTCTGGCCATTCTGGGAATCCTAGTGATTCTTTGCGTGCCATTTGTGGTTGTGCCTGGGATTATCAGCCAGGGCGACGCCATCATTACGTCTGCGCGAAGCGAGGTGGGTCGCGGAAACGAATGGCTTGAGCAATTGGTAGATAGTCCGCAAGTTGAGCGCGTGCTTCAGCAGGCAGGATGGATCGATCCGAACGATAAGAATCCGGATACCCTGGCCATAATACGCACCAAAGTTGGGGAATACGTTCGCGAGCAGTCTCTTCAATTCGTCCGCAACAACGCGGGAACGCTTGCCGTAGCCGGCAGGAGCGCGGGCGTGAGTATTGCGGGTCTATTCGCCTCATTGGGAAATTCAGCACTGAAGGTCATCCTCTTCGTTGCCAATTTCGCTCTCTTTGCCTTCGTGGCGGGCTATTTGTTGAAGGATTTCGACAGCATCGTTCAGGGAGGCCGGTCACTCATTCCGCCACGGCACTCGCCCAAGACCGTCGAGATTGTGGGCAAGATTGATTCTCAATTGCGGAGTTTTCTGCGAGGCCAGACGACGGTGTGTTTTTGCCTGGGAGCAATGTACACCGTCGGATTCTTGATTTCAGGATTGCAGGTCATGGCATTGGTGATAGGTGCTTTTGGAATGCTCGCGAGCTTCATTCCGTATCTGGGGGTTTTGTTCGTGGCCGTATTCTCACTCACCATGGCCATTGCCCAATACGGCCTCGACTGGCATGTACTGGGTGTGCTGATCACGATCGGGATCGTGCAGGTGCTGGAAGGCAACGTAATAACGCCGAAAATTGTAGGCGAACAGGTTGGCCTGAGTCCCGTGTGGGTCATTCTGGCCATTATGGTGTTCGGCAGTTTCCTGGGATTTCTGGGGCTGCTTCTCGCCGTACCGATTGCGGCTGTCTTGAAAGTCCTGGTCGTTGAGTCGGTCGACGCTTACAAGAGGTCGCCCGTTTTTGAGGGCGGGCCAGCCGTCACACCAGACTCGCCTTCACCGGCAGCCTTGGAACGCCCACCGGCGAGGAAGAAGCGCCGGTAAATGCCGTCGACCACGCCGAATAGGCAGTAGCACGCCGCCATTGGAAACAAGACGATGGAGGGCGAGTGCCTGCTGGCTTGGTCAAAGATCGCGATTGCGACCGCGACAATCGCCAGCAAACGGAAGCCGTGCCGAGGCGCCAGCACCATGGACTTCATCTTGTCCTTTGGATATCGAAGCGTACTGACCATCATGTAGGCGAGCGACAAGGTCAACGGTCCCAACACCCAGAATGCGACATGGTAACCGTAGTACTCCGTGAACAGCACAAACGATGCTATGGTCGCCGCCGCCGCGGGCGAGGGTAAACCTACGAAGTAATCGCGGATTTCGGCCTGATATACGTTGAATCGGGCCAAACGCAGGGCCGTGCAAATGGCGTAGATGATCGCCATTACCGCGCCGGTGCGACTCACGAGCTTTACTTCTTCCGGCAGGTAGACGGTGAAAATCAAGACCGCGGGCGCGACTCCAAACGACACTACGTCGCAGAGGCTGTCCAACTGCTTGCCGAATTCGGACACGCTCTTCGTCATCTTGGCGACCGAGCCGTCGAGCATGTCCATAACGATTGCGGCAAAGATCAGGTAGGCCGCCTTCTCAAAGTGGCCTTCGATTCCGGCAAAAATGCTTGAAATGCCGCAATATAAGTTGAGTGTGGTGATTGCGCTGGCCAAGACGTTGATTGGACGGCGCTTCACTCCGGCGCGCTTGCGGCGCTGAGGCGCCTGCAGTTTGAAGCCCTTTCGCGCCGCTACGTTCTTGAATGGATTCTGCTTCATCATAAACGTTGCCATACCTTTAGGGAGCTGGCACTTCCGCGACCACCGTCGCACCGCCGCTCACCTTCTGCTTCAATGT is from Candidatus Hydrogenedentota bacterium and encodes:
- a CDS encoding ABC transporter permease — its product is MSGVLDFMRGTWSIGVYTWREGIRKKVLIAFLILSFLVIFGSQFITAYLTQTTVGQVESDVDAKLIKDICVTAISIFGVLITIFVSASALPGEVENKVVYTILSKPVRRFQYLLGKFLGVQFIVIINLALMGGLFFVALYVKQQVLPTLLLWSILLTYFQFLIVSAFTFAVSCTSTSAVLPTIAGLFIYIAGNLTEYLADVARRAGTTEQFMDKLVGYLADGLFRILPNLQSFSLKDQILYLSPNDAPRDALIPQLILYGLAYALSGYIISYLIFRRKEL
- a CDS encoding ABC transporter ATP-binding protein, whose translation is MPPVIETVNLTKVYEGALRGQDVKALQNLTIAIEEREIFGYLGPNGSGKTTTIKMLLGLIFPTSGDIRIMGKTDIGAAAIRKSIGYLPEGAYYPDFLRGEEILRFYGQLYGLSGKNLEKRIDATLELVGMTRARKRLLRGYSKGMRQRIGLAQALLHDPKILILDEPTTGLDPVARKEIRDMLVRLRSEGKSLLISSHELLEVELISDRVGILFEGVLQTLGTIQELLADRDVTVDTAGVTDAAIRALGERGIISDDVIEGKARFRVPPSLSIYDALEVMKSQNLTIVGVAPRRETLEELFVRVVGEARLRRDNEGKKAS
- a CDS encoding DUF481 domain-containing protein, with translation MRRALTIIALFLLGGGVAIAVADTLTLKNGDRMNGSLVEIAEDVVVFRANLAGKMMVPVGQVVSVTTASDFVVEFKDGTRATGRVVNQDGGLKFVESQTDKSRPMKVSDIANAARVPETPEGGEGPLGFLEAGVASRFGNRDYVALYARLRTRYDSDSLYYRGDTTIDFAGEGQEPEALRSLHQFILPLEGRLRPLFELELERDLDEALALRARIGAGASVTLLDGERDTLEGRLGLSALHEEYDADAWRALDILPEDGFARLRGRVYGAALDDEDRDDVGLDLALTHSRRVFRDSLLEEELRLRPSLTDFDEFTSSYESRLSVPLTDRLHLKLNMRVDFDNRPQFQYMNEWRAAVGAGISWDF
- a CDS encoding AI-2E family transporter, with product MSHPVLANPWVRAVGVLLAIVLVGILAYILRPVLIPLFLAFIVAYVFDPVVDYFEARRVPRGVTIAGLAILGILVILCVPFVVVPGIISQGDAIITSARSEVGRGNEWLEQLVDSPQVERVLQQAGWIDPNDKNPDTLAIIRTKVGEYVREQSLQFVRNNAGTLAVAGRSAGVSIAGLFASLGNSALKVILFVANFALFAFVAGYLLKDFDSIVQGGRSLIPPRHSPKTVEIVGKIDSQLRSFLRGQTTVCFCLGAMYTVGFLISGLQVMALVIGAFGMLASFIPYLGVLFVAVFSLTMAIAQYGLDWHVLGVLITIGIVQVLEGNVITPKIVGEQVGLSPVWVILAIMVFGSFLGFLGLLLAVPIAAVLKVLVVESVDAYKRSPVFEGGPAVTPDSPSPAALERPPARKKRR
- the pssA gene encoding CDP-diacylglycerol--serine O-phosphatidyltransferase — its product is MMKQNPFKNVAARKGFKLQAPQRRKRAGVKRRPINVLASAITTLNLYCGISSIFAGIEGHFEKAAYLIFAAIVMDMLDGSVAKMTKSVSEFGKQLDSLCDVVSFGVAPAVLIFTVYLPEEVKLVSRTGAVMAIIYAICTALRLARFNVYQAEIRDYFVGLPSPAAAATIASFVLFTEYYGYHVAFWVLGPLTLSLAYMMVSTLRYPKDKMKSMVLAPRHGFRLLAIVAVAIAIFDQASRHSPSIVLFPMAACYCLFGVVDGIYRRFFLAGGRSKAAGEGESGVTAGPPSKTGDLL